CCTGCTCGATGTACCAGCTCTGCGTCTCGGCCGGATCCTGCGGAAAGCGCTGCGTGCCCGGCGCCGTCACCTCGCGGTAGTTCCGCGGGCCGAGCCGGGGCAGGCCGAACTCGCGCGAGAAGCTGTTCGCGTCCTTGCGGATGGTGGGCGAGAAGAAGGCGCCGGTGATCGCGATCGTCTGGCCGCGGCCGTCGAGGCCGGCCCAGCGGAGCCGGTCGATCCCGTAGGCGGAATCGATCTGGGCCGGCGTGTACCCGCAGATCAGCCAGGGCAGCGGCGTGCCCGGCGCGTACGGGTTCGGGAAGGCGGCCGAGGTCTGCTCCCCCCAGTAGTGCGAGCACGGGCCGACAGACGTGCCCGCGGGCGGCGGCGGCGCCGGCGAGCGGTGCTCGGGAGTCGCGAGCGTGAGCGAGCCGTCGAGGCCCGTGATCGCGCGGACATCGGCGGCGATCCCGGCCGGCACCGCCGGGTCGGCGTCCGGCGCCCGCACGGTGCGCCCGTCGATCCGGTACAGGTTCTCGTGGACGTCGAAGGTCTGCTCGACCTCGTCGACCGTGCCGGACGCGGTCACGAACAGCCGGTTCTTGGGCACGTCGACGATGTCGAAGCCGGCGTCGCCGAGCCAGGTGCGGACGGCGTCGACCTGGGCCTGCGACGGCGAGAAGCGGGCGCGGAAGCCGGCCGGCGTCATCCACTGCTGGTACGTCGGCGAGCTCGGGTCGTAGAGACCGGTGAGTGTCGCGTCGACGCCGGCCGGGTCGCGCCACCCGAGCCAGACCGAGAACGCCATCCGGTCGCTCGAGTTCGCGGGGCGGGCGAGGTTGGCGGGCGTCGCCCAGGCCGGCTGGGTGTCAGCGACCGTCGTGCCGCCGGCGGCGTGCGCGGGCGCGGTCGCCGATGCCGTCAGAAGGCCGCACGCGGCCATGGCAAGGACGGTCCGGAGCAGGCGCGAGCGCATGCTCCTTTGGATCGGCATCTCATGGCCCTGCTCCGCTCTCCCGTTCGGGTGAGCCGCGCCTCCCCCGGGTGCGCTCGAGCAGGAGGTCGGCGTTCGCGCCCAGGAAGGCCAGGGACAGCAGGGGCAGCGCCGGCAGGGCGGTGTCGAAGACGTAGGAGAGCGCCATGGTGGCGCCGAGCGACGCGGTGGTCGCGACCCACGTCGCCCGCACCCGCAGGCCCATCCGCACGGACGCCGCCGAGAAGAGGGCGAAGAACACGAAGTCGCTGGCGCCGATCTGGGCGACGGCATACGTGCCGGGCGGGTGGAAGGCGAGCGTGAACGCGCCCAGCACCTGCTGGTGGTGGAGGACGATCGCGTGGGTCGGGCCGGCCGCGACGCTGTAGGCGTCGACGCCGGCGATGAGGACGGAGATCGCGACGATCTCGGCCGGCGTCTGCAGGAGGCCTGCGAGCGCGATGCCGATGCAGGCAGCCGCGACCAGCTTGGAGAGAGTCGCCGGCGTGCCCTCGAGCCCTGCGGCGATCAGGCCCGCGGTGAGCGCCGCGGCCGCCACGGCGATCGCGAGCAGCTTCGGCGCCGGCAGGGTGGTCGGTGCGATCGAGGCGACGAAGAGCGTCGCCAGCGGGAACGAGACGAGGGCGAGCGCCGCGATCTGCGCTCCCCGGCTGGGCGCGGGCAGGTGCGGCGCGATCAGGTTCACCGCCCCCAGCGCGGCCAGGCAGGCGGTGGCACGGAGGATCATGCGCCCAGGTACCGCGCCGGTATGGGCGTCTCGCGCACCGCCCCGTCGGCGAGCTCCACCCGGTAGGCGCCCGCGCCTTCCCGCGCGGTGACGGCCTCGACGAGCCCGGTGCCGGCGAAGTGGAGGCCGCAGAAGTCGTCGGCGGCGATCCCGGCCGGCAGACCGGCGGTGATCTCGCGGTGGTAGGTGGGCCGCCGCTGCACCTCGCCGTCGTAGTGCGGGCAGTTGCTCCCGGGCAGGAAGCCGAGGCCGTCGCGCAGGCCGCGCAGCGGGCCGTACGAGTCGGTGATCCCGGCCTCGAACCAGCACAGCGACCCGGCGCTCATCCCACACAGGACGACGCCGGCCTCCCACGCGTC
This window of the Gaiellales bacterium genome carries:
- a CDS encoding peptidase E, whose protein sequence is MAERHIVAMGGGGFLHDGDMLLDDYVLGLSGADHPRVCYLGTATGDEPGGIALFHRSFPPDRARATHLNLFWRDDLDLRAHLLAQDVIYVGGGNTVNMLAIWRAHGVDAALRDAWEAGVVLCGMSAGSLCWFEAGITDSYGPLRGLRDGLGFLPGSNCPHYDGEVQRRPTYHREITAGLPAGIAADDFCGLHFAGTGLVEAVTAREGAGAYRVELADGAVRETPIPARYLGA
- a CDS encoding S53 family peptidase, giving the protein MPIQRSMRSRLLRTVLAMAACGLLTASATAPAHAAGGTTVADTQPAWATPANLARPANSSDRMAFSVWLGWRDPAGVDATLTGLYDPSSPTYQQWMTPAGFRARFSPSQAQVDAVRTWLGDAGFDIVDVPKNRLFVTASGTVDEVEQTFDVHENLYRIDGRTVRAPDADPAVPAGIAADVRAITGLDGSLTLATPEHRSPAPPPPAGTSVGPCSHYWGEQTSAAFPNPYAPGTPLPWLICGYTPAQIDSAYGIDRLRWAGLDGRGQTIAITGAFFSPTIRKDANSFSREFGLPRLGPRNYREVTAPGTQRFPQDPAETQSWYIEQALDVEWTHAVAPAANIVYVGAANDAGGLDQAVNEVVDNHLANVVSNSWGLPEVYAPRGEILAMNAVFQQAAAEGIGVYFASGDDGDNRLAAGRSSAGFPDSSPWVTSVGGTSLAISQTGGYEWEAGWGTTTTDWNGTKWAPKAPGAFMYGSGGGPSHVFGMPAYQVGAVPLADAMWKGAPRRVEPDVAMDADPQTGVTFAQTYVEPNGRKKIIDSWIGGTSLASPLVAGIVALADQRSGHPHGFINPALYRLRGTAALHDVTGGHRDLAVLRNALQPDGSIVTRLRSLDRDSSLAAGPGWDPVTGVGSLNVPWFLAAIR